A region of Triplophysa dalaica isolate WHDGS20190420 chromosome 18, ASM1584641v1, whole genome shotgun sequence DNA encodes the following proteins:
- the gnat2 gene encoding guanine nucleotide-binding protein G(t) subunit alpha-2 — protein sequence MGSGASAEDKEMAKKSKELEKQLQEDADKEAKTVKLLLLGAGESGKSTIVKQMKILHQGGYTKEEQLAFRSIIYGNILQSALAIIRGMEMLDINFGSPASQEDGQKLQNLADSIEEGSMPPELADVIIRLWKDSGVQASFDRAAEYQLNDSAGYYLAEIDRICAPDYLPTEQDVLRSRVKTTGIIEEQFSCKELYFRMFDVGGQRSERKKWIHCFEGVTCIIFCGALSAYDMVLVEDDEVNRMHESLHLFNSICNHRFFATTSIVLFLNKKDLFLEKIKKVHLSICFPEYDGPNSYEDASNYIKLQFEELNMKKGVKEIYSHLTCATDTKNVEIVFNAVTDIIIKENLKDCGLF from the exons ATGGGTAGCGGAGCGAGCGCAGAGGATAAGGAAATGGCAAAGAAGTCCAAAGAGCTCGAAAAACAGCTCCAGGAGGATGCCGATAAAGAAGCAAAGACAGTTAAACTTCTGCTGCTGG GAGCTGGTGAGTCTGGGAAGAGCACCATCGTAAAACAGATGAA AATTCTCCATCAAGGTggttacacaaaagaagagcaACTGGCGTTTAGAAGTATTATATACGGCAACATCCTGCAGTCTGCTCTGGCCATCATCAGAGGCATGGAGATGCTGGACATCAACTTCGGGTCACCAGCATCACAG GAGGATGGTCAGAAGCTTCAGAACCTGGCTGATTCCATCGAGGAGGGCAGCATGCCCCCAGAGCTGGCAGATGTCATCATAAGGCTATGGAAGGATTCAGGCGTGCAGGCCTCCTTTGATAGAGCTGCGGAGTACCAGCTGAACGATTCTGCTGGATA CTATCTTGCTGAAATAGACAGAATCTGCGCACCAGACTACCTCCCCACCGAGCAGGATGTGCTAAGATCTCGAGTCAAGACTACTGGTATCATTGAGGAGCAGTTCTCCTGCAAAGAGCTCTACTTCAG AATGTTTGATGTGGGTGGCCAGAGGTCCGAGAGAAAGAAGTGGATTCATTGTTTCGAGGGTGTGACTTGCATCATCTTTTGTGGAGCACTGAGCGCTTATGACATGGTGCTGGTAGAAGACGACGAAGTG AACCGAATGCACGAGAGCCTCCATCTCTTCAACAGCATCTGCAATCACAGGTTCTTCGCCACAACTTCCATTGTGCTTTTTCTCAACAAGAAAGATCTCTTCCTGGAGAAGATCAAGAAAGTCCACCTGAGCATCTGCTTCCCTGAATATGATG GTCCAAACTCGTATGAGGATGCCAGCAACTATATCAAGCTACAGTTTGAGGAGCTGAACATGAAGAAAGGTGTGAAAGAGATCTACTCACATTTGACCTGTGCCACAGACACAAAGAACGTCGAGATCGTGTTTAACGCTGTGACGGACATTATAATCAAAGAGAACCTTAAGGACTGTGGTCTGTTCTAA